Proteins encoded within one genomic window of Geoalkalibacter sp.:
- the cobU gene encoding bifunctional adenosylcobinamide kinase/adenosylcobinamide-phosphate guanylyltransferase has protein sequence MGRIVFITGGARSGKSSFAQKQAEACPGPLLYLAAARIEDAEMADRVRLHQAARGERWQTLEEPLDITATLREMSGYGAVLFDCVTLWLSNLLFHHREDQARILAAVDDLAATLPRLDVPLFLVSNEVGSGIVPDNRLARLFRDLAGSANQRLAAVADEAWLVAAGCPLRLK, from the coding sequence ATGGGACGTATAGTTTTCATCACCGGCGGCGCCCGCTCGGGCAAGAGCAGCTTCGCCCAAAAGCAAGCGGAAGCCTGTCCCGGCCCCCTGCTCTATCTGGCCGCGGCACGGATCGAGGATGCCGAGATGGCCGATCGCGTCCGCCTCCATCAGGCCGCGCGCGGCGAACGCTGGCAGACCCTGGAGGAACCGCTGGACATCACCGCAACCCTGCGCGAGATGTCGGGCTACGGCGCGGTGCTGTTTGATTGCGTCACTTTGTGGCTGAGCAATCTGTTGTTTCATCATCGGGAGGATCAGGCGCGGATTCTCGCCGCCGTCGACGACCTGGCGGCGACGCTGCCGCGTCTGGATGTCCCGCTTTTTTTGGTGAGCAACGAGGTCGGCAGCGGCATCGTACCCGACAATCGCCTCGCGCGGCTGTTCCGCGATCTGGCCGGCAGCGCCAACCAGCGACTGGCGGCCGTCGCCGACGAGGCCTGGCTGGTAGCCGCGGGTTGTCCCCTGCGCCTGAAATAA
- the cobT gene encoding nicotinate-nucleotide--dimethylbenzimidazole phosphoribosyltransferase, giving the protein MSSSTLAQTLASIRPVNLQRMAAVQARLDRQTKPRGSLGRLEEFARRYVAITGREDIRRKEIYTFAGDHGVAEEGVSAFPREVTPQMVYNFLAGGAGVNALARHAGAEVRVVDMGVDHDFGVLPGLIDRKIARGTANFRRGPAMSRAQAIEALAAGIALADAAADAGVDLLGTGDMGIANTTPSAAIAAVFSGLPVAQVTHRGTGIDDAALAHKITVIEEGLRLNQPNPQDPLDVLAKVGGFEIGGIAGLVLGCAARSVPVVIDGFISSAGALIACELHPQVRDYIFAAHRSVEVGHAVLLERMGQQPILDLHMRLGEGTGAALAMSLIEAALRGLREIRTFDEAGVAEGRNQ; this is encoded by the coding sequence ATGTCGTCGTCCACCCTTGCCCAGACCCTGGCAAGCATCCGCCCCGTCAATCTTCAGCGCATGGCCGCCGTGCAGGCGCGTCTCGACCGCCAGACCAAGCCGCGCGGCTCCCTGGGCCGTTTGGAGGAATTCGCCCGGCGCTATGTCGCCATCACCGGCCGAGAGGACATCCGCCGCAAGGAAATCTACACCTTCGCCGGCGACCACGGCGTGGCCGAGGAAGGGGTGAGCGCCTTTCCGCGCGAGGTCACCCCGCAGATGGTCTACAATTTTCTCGCCGGCGGCGCCGGGGTCAATGCCCTGGCACGCCATGCCGGGGCCGAGGTGCGGGTGGTGGACATGGGCGTCGATCATGATTTCGGCGTGCTGCCGGGTCTGATCGACCGCAAGATCGCGCGCGGCACGGCGAATTTTCGGCGCGGCCCGGCCATGAGCCGCGCTCAGGCCATCGAGGCGCTCGCCGCCGGCATCGCCCTGGCCGACGCGGCGGCCGATGCCGGCGTCGACCTGCTCGGCACTGGCGACATGGGCATCGCCAACACCACGCCCTCGGCGGCCATCGCCGCAGTGTTCAGCGGCCTGCCCGTCGCCCAGGTGACCCATCGCGGCACGGGCATCGATGATGCCGCCCTGGCCCACAAGATCACCGTCATCGAGGAAGGCCTGCGCCTCAACCAGCCCAATCCCCAGGATCCCCTCGACGTGCTGGCCAAGGTCGGCGGCTTCGAGATCGGCGGCATCGCCGGGCTGGTGCTGGGCTGCGCGGCGCGCTCGGTGCCGGTGGTGATCGACGGCTTCATCTCCAGCGCCGGGGCCCTCATCGCCTGTGAACTGCACCCCCAGGTGCGTGACTACATCTTCGCCGCGCACCGCTCGGTGGAGGTCGGCCACGCCGTGCTGCTCGAACGCATGGGCCAGCAGCCCATCCTCGATCTGCACATGCGCCTGGGCGAGGGCACCGGCGCCGCCCTGGCCATGAGCCTCATCGAGGCCGCCCTGCGCGGCCTGCGCGAAATCCGCACCTTTGACGAAGCCGGAGTTGCCGAAGGGAGGAATCAATGA
- the cobS gene encoding adenosylcobinamide-GDP ribazoletransferase: MNREWQELRIAGAFLTRFPVARGLEAPPERLGRSMAFFPAVGLILGLMLVVLNWALGAFLPRAVLDCLLILILIAATGALHLDGMADLVDGLAGGKDREGILRIMKDSRVGAMGVIGLVMVLLLKYLSLYHVPEDYKAAALMFMPCAGRWIQVVLASFCRYVRAEGGTGGAFVDHAGEREFLIGTATLLLAALVLFGLKGVFLVFLLGLAAMVLLRFFEARLGGVTGDVLGAATEVVEVLTLLLVLAVLGA; the protein is encoded by the coding sequence ATGAACCGTGAATGGCAGGAATTGCGTATCGCGGGAGCCTTTTTGACCCGTTTTCCGGTGGCGCGCGGGCTGGAAGCCCCCCCGGAGCGCCTCGGGCGCAGCATGGCGTTCTTTCCCGCCGTCGGGCTGATCCTGGGACTGATGCTGGTGGTGCTCAACTGGGCCCTGGGCGCTTTTCTGCCGCGCGCGGTCCTTGATTGCCTGCTGATTCTGATTCTCATCGCCGCCACCGGCGCCCTGCATCTCGACGGCATGGCCGATCTGGTCGACGGACTGGCGGGCGGCAAGGACCGCGAGGGCATCCTGCGCATCATGAAGGACAGCCGCGTGGGCGCCATGGGCGTGATCGGCCTGGTCATGGTGCTGTTGCTCAAGTATCTGTCGCTCTACCATGTCCCCGAGGACTACAAGGCGGCGGCGCTCATGTTCATGCCCTGCGCCGGGCGCTGGATCCAGGTGGTGCTGGCCTCCTTCTGCCGCTACGTCCGCGCCGAGGGAGGAACCGGCGGCGCCTTCGTCGACCATGCCGGGGAGCGCGAATTTCTCATCGGCACCGCGACCTTGTTGCTCGCCGCCCTGGTTCTGTTCGGGCTCAAGGGGGTCTTTCTGGTCTTTCTCCTGGGCCTGGCGGCCATGGTGCTGTTGCGCTTTTTCGAGGCACGCCTCGGCGGCGTGACGGGCGATGTCCTGGGCGCCGCGACGGAGGTCGTCGAGGTGCTGACCCTGCTGCTGGTGCTGGCGGTGCTTGGCGCATGA
- the cobC gene encoding alpha-ribazole phosphatase → MTAWTRLYLIRHGQVEGFGNKRYNGQADVALTPFGRQQSEALAARLAERPLAAVYSSDLSRCVYAAQCLAAAQGLQPMLLPEVRELHIGAWEGRTWQELQDAYPEEWQARLKDLVNYRVPGGESLAEMAARVRPAVRELVERHRGADIALVGHGGVNRVILLDAIGAPLTQMFAVEQDYGCLNIIDYFTDGNAVVKLLNG, encoded by the coding sequence ATGACGGCCTGGACCCGCCTCTATCTGATCCGCCACGGCCAGGTGGAGGGCTTCGGCAACAAGCGCTACAACGGCCAGGCCGATGTCGCCCTCACGCCCTTCGGCAGGCAGCAGTCCGAAGCGCTGGCCGCGCGCCTCGCCGAGCGCCCGCTGGCCGCGGTGTACAGCAGCGATCTGTCGCGCTGCGTCTACGCCGCCCAATGTCTGGCCGCCGCGCAGGGATTGCAGCCGATGCTTTTGCCCGAGGTGCGCGAACTGCACATCGGCGCCTGGGAAGGCCGCACCTGGCAGGAACTTCAGGATGCGTATCCCGAGGAGTGGCAGGCGCGCCTCAAGGATCTGGTCAACTACCGCGTGCCGGGCGGCGAGAGCCTTGCGGAAATGGCCGCGCGGGTGCGCCCGGCGGTGCGCGAACTCGTCGAGCGCCATCGCGGCGCCGACATCGCCCTGGTCGGTCACGGCGGCGTCAACCGGGTGATCCTTCTCGACGCCATCGGCGCGCCCCTCACGCAGATGTTCGCCGTCGAGCAGGATTACGGCTGTCTCAACATCATCGACTATTTCACCGACGGCAACGCGGTGGTCAAGCTGCTCAATGGCTGA
- a CDS encoding cobyrinate a,c-diamide synthase: MAERIPTFLIAAPASGSGKTTLTLALLAALRRRGLRVAPFKVGPDFIDPGHHAAVCGRPSRNLDGWMCEEVVVRDIFRRGCRDADVAVIEGVMGLFDGARGADDGGSSAEIARWLGSRILLVIDARAQARSAAALAQGFTRFDPRLTFAGILCNRVGSARHAELLREAFASVPELPPLLGCLPRDGALSLPERHLGLVTADEAHRDETFYQGLADWLESHVNLSPLLPSAPEVPAVPEVLCVPAPQTPPRARIAVARDQAFCFYYPENLEQLEAAGAELVFFSPLRDAHLPREIDGLYLGGGYPELHARQLAANTGLLADIRRAALRGLPIYAECGGLMLLAENIDGQAMAGVFPAPARMLRTRKALGYREVTLIRDGLLGPAGTRLRGHEFHYSEMAMPPEVPRLYHVSRRDGEALPDEGYQAHNVLGSYIHLHFGSHPRVAEHFVQYCRKGV; this comes from the coding sequence ATGGCTGAGAGGATTCCCACTTTTCTCATCGCCGCCCCGGCCAGCGGCAGCGGCAAGACCACCCTGACCCTGGCCCTGCTCGCCGCCCTACGGCGGCGCGGCCTGCGCGTCGCGCCCTTCAAGGTCGGTCCCGACTTCATTGACCCCGGCCACCATGCCGCGGTGTGCGGGCGCCCCTCGCGCAATCTCGACGGCTGGATGTGCGAGGAAGTGGTGGTTCGCGACATTTTCCGGCGCGGCTGCCGGGATGCGGATGTGGCGGTGATCGAAGGGGTGATGGGTCTCTTCGACGGCGCCCGCGGCGCCGATGACGGCGGCAGCAGCGCCGAAATCGCCCGGTGGCTCGGCTCCCGCATCCTGCTGGTGATCGACGCCCGCGCCCAGGCGCGCAGCGCCGCCGCCCTGGCGCAGGGCTTCACCCGCTTCGACCCGCGCCTGACCTTCGCCGGCATTCTCTGTAACCGCGTCGGCAGCGCCCGCCACGCCGAACTGCTGCGCGAGGCCTTCGCCTCGGTCCCCGAATTGCCGCCCCTGCTCGGCTGCCTGCCGCGCGACGGCGCACTGAGCCTGCCCGAGCGCCATCTGGGTCTGGTCACCGCGGACGAGGCCCATCGCGACGAAACCTTCTACCAGGGCTTGGCCGACTGGCTGGAAAGTCACGTCAATTTGAGCCCACTTTTGCCCTCGGCCCCTGAGGTCCCCGCCGTCCCTGAAGTCCTTTGCGTCCCAGCCCCTCAAACACCCCCACGCGCCCGCATCGCCGTGGCGCGCGACCAGGCCTTCTGCTTCTACTACCCGGAAAACCTCGAACAGTTGGAAGCCGCCGGGGCCGAACTGGTGTTCTTTTCACCCCTGCGCGACGCCCATCTGCCCCGCGAAATCGATGGCTTGTATCTGGGCGGCGGCTATCCCGAACTGCACGCGCGGCAACTCGCCGCCAACACCGGCCTGCTCGCCGACATCCGCCGGGCTGCCTTGCGGGGCCTGCCCATTTACGCCGAGTGCGGCGGGTTGATGCTGCTCGCTGAAAACATCGACGGCCAGGCCATGGCCGGGGTGTTTCCCGCCCCGGCGCGGATGCTGCGAACACGCAAGGCACTGGGCTACCGGGAGGTGACACTGATCCGCGACGGCCTGCTCGGCCCTGCCGGCACCCGCCTGCGCGGTCACGAATTCCATTACTCGGAGATGGCCATGCCGCCCGAGGTGCCGCGCCTCTACCATGTGAGCCGCCGTGACGGCGAGGCGCTGCCCGACGAGGGCTACCAGGCGCACAACGTCCTGGGCAGCTACATTCATCTGCACTTCGGCAGCCATCCCCGGGTTGCCGAGCATTTCGTCCAATACTGTCGTAAAGGAGTCTGA
- a CDS encoding sirohydrochlorin chelatase, with amino-acid sequence MKTAILLMGHGSRVAAANDALHAIAAMVRECTGFDIVEVSFREQHAPSIQKGIDACVAQGARRILLYPYFLFAGAHVLEDLPAEMEEAARRYPGLEMTLGDPLGVHAKLGEIVCERIDQTLSKAGWDAPAKRAVR; translated from the coding sequence ATGAAAACCGCCATTCTTCTCATGGGCCACGGCTCAAGAGTCGCCGCCGCCAATGATGCCCTGCACGCCATCGCCGCCATGGTGCGCGAGTGCACCGGCTTCGACATTGTCGAAGTGTCCTTTCGCGAACAGCACGCTCCCAGCATCCAGAAGGGCATCGATGCCTGCGTGGCGCAGGGCGCGCGGCGCATCCTGCTTTATCCCTACTTTCTTTTCGCCGGCGCCCATGTGCTCGAGGACCTGCCCGCGGAAATGGAGGAAGCCGCCCGGCGTTATCCGGGCCTGGAAATGACCCTGGGCGATCCCCTCGGCGTGCATGCCAAACTCGGCGAAATCGTCTGCGAGCGCATCGACCAGACCCTGAGCAAAGCGGGCTGGGACGCCCCGGCCAAGCGGGCGGTCCGCTGA
- a CDS encoding precorrin-8X methylmutase yields the protein MNGLDSGILLDPAAIEAQSFALIDAEVGPHPYTVRQWPIVRRVIHTTADFDFARTTWFSPGVVDGALAALRGGARILCDTSMVMAGVNKTRLAALGASLACHVADADVAAEARAQGITRSLLATRKGVAEGSSIFLIGNAPTALYELLRLAARGAVRPALVVGVPVGFVGAEESKEALVASGLPAIVCRGRKGGSAIAAAILNALMILAEEG from the coding sequence ATGAACGGGCTGGACTCCGGGATCCTCCTTGACCCCGCGGCCATCGAGGCGCAAAGTTTTGCCCTCATCGATGCCGAAGTCGGCCCCCACCCTTATACGGTGCGGCAATGGCCCATCGTGCGACGGGTGATCCACACCACCGCCGACTTCGACTTCGCCCGCACCACCTGGTTTTCTCCAGGCGTGGTCGATGGCGCCTTGGCCGCCCTGCGCGGCGGCGCCCGGATTCTGTGCGACACCAGCATGGTCATGGCCGGAGTGAACAAGACGCGCCTCGCCGCCCTGGGCGCAAGCCTCGCCTGCCACGTGGCCGATGCCGATGTCGCCGCCGAGGCGCGCGCGCAAGGCATCACCCGCTCGCTGCTGGCCACGCGCAAGGGCGTTGCCGAGGGCTCCTCCATCTTCCTCATCGGCAACGCGCCCACCGCTCTCTACGAACTGCTGCGCCTGGCCGCCCGCGGCGCCGTGCGCCCGGCCCTGGTGGTGGGCGTGCCCGTGGGCTTTGTCGGCGCCGAGGAATCCAAGGAGGCCCTGGTCGCCTCGGGCCTGCCGGCGATTGTCTGCCGCGGCCGCAAGGGCGGCTCGGCCATCGCGGCGGCCATCCTCAACGCCTTGATGATCCTCGCCGAGGAGGGTTGA
- a CDS encoding energy-coupling factor ABC transporter permease produces MKGGRRLIFPGLFLGAVLAPTDAAAMHISEGILPAGWALFWFLAATPFVTLGVRQINRRKQADPMYIPLLGIFGAAVFVFSCFPIPVPVAGSTAHPAGTGLSAMFLGPFASVVIAFLSLLLQALFLAHGGLTTLGGNTFSMGVVGSFGAFGAFLLARRLGLPLFWRGFAAGVAADLLTYLSTSLELALALHGDLSFWLVLGQIYLAFMPTQIPLALLEGAVTGGILVYVRKNRPDILRRVGLDKEVAA; encoded by the coding sequence ATGAAGGGAGGTCGCAGGCTTATTTTCCCGGGTCTGTTTCTGGGGGCGGTCCTTGCGCCCACCGACGCCGCCGCCATGCACATCTCCGAAGGCATTTTGCCCGCCGGCTGGGCGCTGTTCTGGTTTCTCGCGGCTACACCCTTCGTGACCCTCGGCGTGCGCCAGATCAACCGGCGCAAGCAGGCCGATCCCATGTACATTCCCCTGCTCGGCATCTTCGGCGCGGCGGTGTTTGTTTTCAGCTGCTTTCCCATCCCCGTGCCGGTGGCGGGCAGCACCGCCCACCCGGCGGGCACGGGGCTGAGCGCGATGTTCCTCGGGCCGTTCGCCAGCGTGGTCATCGCCTTTCTCTCGCTGCTCCTGCAAGCCTTGTTTCTCGCCCACGGCGGGCTCACCACCCTGGGCGGCAACACCTTTTCCATGGGCGTGGTGGGATCGTTTGGCGCCTTCGGCGCCTTTCTCCTCGCGCGGCGGCTCGGCCTGCCCCTGTTCTGGCGCGGCTTTGCCGCGGGCGTGGCGGCGGATCTGCTCACCTACCTGAGCACTTCCCTGGAACTGGCCCTGGCCCTGCACGGCGATCTGTCCTTCTGGCTGGTGCTGGGGCAGATCTATCTGGCCTTCATGCCCACGCAGATTCCCCTGGCGCTGCTCGAAGGGGCCGTCACCGGCGGTATTCTCGTTTATGTGCGTAAGAACCGCCCCGACATCCTGCGCAGAGTCGGCCTCGACAAGGAGGTCGCGGCATGA
- the cbiQ gene encoding cobalt ECF transporter T component CbiQ, which translates to MSGVHHFMDAQGDSRRLLVALDGRIKLLLLLAALLVNLLAGGLRVPLLLLLLAMILVAASGVRLRAFARRMAVPTLIALVALITQLFWVKEGEVLLRVPLAAWEWLITDGGVRRGLELALRILGGMSVLLFFALSTPLPELLRAARFFRCPPVLVELAMIMYRYIFLLLEEGGRIRTAQKSRLGFVALRPGLRSSAILGGMLILRTFDRAERSFAAMLCRGYQGALSGVVIRPIPRRDWAVLMAGLALLAGIFSLR; encoded by the coding sequence ATGAGCGGCGTCCACCATTTCATGGACGCCCAGGGCGACAGCCGCCGGCTGCTGGTGGCCCTCGACGGACGCATCAAGCTGCTGTTGCTGCTCGCCGCGCTGCTCGTCAATCTGCTCGCCGGGGGCCTGCGGGTGCCGTTGCTGCTGTTGCTGCTGGCGATGATCCTGGTGGCGGCCTCCGGCGTCAGGCTGCGCGCCTTCGCGCGGCGCATGGCGGTGCCCACCCTCATCGCCCTGGTGGCATTGATCACCCAATTGTTCTGGGTCAAGGAGGGCGAGGTGCTGCTGCGCGTGCCCCTTGCGGCCTGGGAATGGCTGATCACCGACGGCGGGGTGCGGCGCGGGCTGGAGCTGGCGCTGCGCATCCTCGGCGGCATGAGCGTGCTGCTGTTCTTCGCCCTGAGCACGCCCCTGCCCGAACTGCTGCGCGCGGCGCGCTTCTTCCGCTGTCCGCCGGTGCTGGTGGAACTGGCCATGATCATGTACCGTTATATCTTCCTGCTGCTGGAGGAAGGAGGGCGCATCCGCACCGCGCAGAAAAGCCGCCTCGGCTTCGTCGCATTGCGCCCCGGCCTGCGCTCCTCGGCGATTCTCGGCGGCATGCTGATCCTGCGCACCTTCGACCGCGCCGAGCGCAGCTTCGCCGCCATGCTCTGCCGCGGCTATCAGGGCGCGCTCAGCGGCGTGGTGATTCGTCCCATACCAAGACGCGACTGGGCTGTCCTCATGGCCGGCCTGGCGCTGCTGGCGGGGATTTTTTCCTTGCGCTGA
- a CDS encoding energy-coupling factor ABC transporter ATP-binding protein: MPLLKIENLHYTYEDGTPALNGIDLEIEKGEFLAVLGSNGSGKTTLIKHLNGLLRPTLGRVLFDAKPIESVSAREVFSRIGIVFQDPNDQLFASTVEEDVAFGPTNMGLAPREIKERVHEALHRVGMEDLARKSIHALSHGQKKRICIAGVLAMAPQVIILDEPTAGLDPMGVHSLMHLLEDLNKKQGVTMIMATHVVDLVPLFMSKIAILGKGRVLRFGTPGEVFGDAEAIEKAKLHLPLIAELMNILKTRDHVKLHHIPLTVGEARREILRLLSVQDVIERV, encoded by the coding sequence ATGCCCCTGCTCAAAATCGAAAACCTGCACTATACCTACGAGGACGGCACACCCGCACTCAACGGTATCGACCTGGAGATCGAGAAGGGCGAATTTCTCGCCGTGCTCGGCTCCAACGGCAGCGGCAAGACCACCCTGATCAAGCATCTCAACGGGCTGCTGCGCCCGACCCTCGGTCGGGTGCTGTTCGACGCCAAGCCCATTGAAAGTGTCAGCGCCCGCGAGGTGTTCAGCCGCATCGGCATCGTTTTCCAGGATCCCAACGACCAGCTGTTCGCCTCGACCGTCGAGGAGGATGTCGCTTTCGGCCCGACCAACATGGGCCTGGCACCACGGGAGATCAAGGAGAGGGTGCATGAGGCCCTGCACCGGGTGGGCATGGAGGATCTGGCGCGCAAATCCATCCACGCCCTCTCCCACGGCCAGAAAAAGCGCATCTGCATCGCCGGGGTTCTCGCCATGGCGCCGCAGGTGATCATCCTTGATGAACCCACGGCGGGGCTTGATCCCATGGGGGTGCATTCCCTCATGCACCTGCTGGAGGATCTCAACAAAAAGCAGGGCGTGACCATGATCATGGCCACCCACGTGGTCGATCTGGTGCCGCTGTTCATGAGCAAGATCGCAATTCTCGGCAAGGGCCGGGTGCTGCGCTTCGGCACCCCCGGCGAGGTGTTCGGCGACGCCGAGGCCATCGAGAAGGCCAAGCTGCACCTGCCGCTCATCGCCGAGCTGATGAACATTCTCAAGACCCGCGACCACGTCAAGCTGCACCATATTCCCCTGACCGTGGGCGAAGCACGACGCGAAATTTTACGGCTGCTGTCGGTGCAGGATGTCATCGAGCGCGTCTGA
- the cbiD gene encoding cobalt-precorrin-5B (C(1))-methyltransferase CbiD, which translates to MSSSASDKRERRLRCGFTTGACAAAAARGAALMLRDQRRVAQVEIALPAGFRATFTLHGQRFDQERAYCFVIKDAGDDPDVTQGVEVHAQVSLALDTENIRIHGGPGIGRVTKPGLAVPVGEWAINPVPRRMISEAVLEAFPPQTSPLRPQVTLSIPDGEQRAAHTLNARLGILGGLSILGTSGVVRPISHQAWTDTLEVALDVARAAGCRRVVLSTGRSSEQAAMTALRLREEAFIMMGDFTAFCLDACHRKGFAEVILAAQFAKLVKIACGHEHTHVRNARLDLAQLADWAQTLGLDGSLIKKIEFANTAREVFCELGSGHPLVDAVAQRALAWMGRRTPGADQAILLIGYDGTAVRRFGPAGLFTEGTGP; encoded by the coding sequence ATGTCATCGAGCGCGTCTGACAAACGAGAGCGCCGCCTGCGCTGCGGCTTCACCACCGGCGCCTGCGCGGCGGCGGCGGCACGCGGCGCGGCCCTGATGCTGCGCGATCAGCGGCGCGTGGCGCAGGTGGAGATCGCTCTGCCTGCAGGCTTTCGCGCAACCTTCACCTTGCACGGCCAGCGCTTCGACCAGGAGCGCGCCTACTGCTTCGTGATCAAGGATGCCGGCGATGACCCCGACGTGACCCAGGGGGTCGAGGTGCATGCGCAGGTATCCCTGGCGTTGGATACGGAAAACATCCGCATTCACGGCGGCCCCGGTATCGGTCGGGTGACCAAGCCGGGGCTGGCGGTGCCCGTGGGCGAGTGGGCGATCAATCCGGTGCCGCGCCGCATGATCAGCGAGGCGGTGCTCGAGGCGTTCCCCCCTCAGACGTCACCTCTCAGGCCGCAGGTGACCTTGAGCATTCCCGACGGGGAGCAACGCGCGGCGCACACCCTCAATGCCCGCCTCGGCATTCTCGGCGGGCTGTCCATCCTCGGCACCAGCGGCGTGGTGCGGCCTATCTCCCACCAGGCCTGGACCGACACCCTGGAGGTCGCCCTGGATGTGGCACGGGCCGCCGGTTGTCGGCGTGTGGTGCTCAGCACCGGCCGCAGCAGCGAACAGGCTGCCATGACAGCGCTGCGGCTGCGCGAGGAAGCCTTCATCATGATGGGCGATTTCACTGCGTTTTGCCTCGATGCCTGCCATCGCAAGGGCTTCGCGGAGGTGATTCTCGCCGCCCAGTTCGCCAAGCTGGTCAAGATCGCCTGCGGCCACGAGCACACTCATGTGCGCAACGCGCGTCTCGACCTCGCGCAACTGGCCGATTGGGCGCAAACCCTCGGCCTTGACGGATCGCTGATTAAAAAGATAGAGTTTGCCAACACCGCCCGGGAGGTGTTCTGCGAGTTGGGATCCGGTCATCCCCTCGTCGATGCGGTGGCCCAGCGCGCCCTGGCCTGGATGGGTCGGCGCACCCCCGGCGCCGATCAGGCCATCCTGCTGATCGGATATGATGGAACGGCGGTGCGTCGTTTCGGCCCTGCGGGGCTCTTTACGGAAGGAACAGGTCCATGA
- the cbiE gene encoding precorrin-6y C5,15-methyltransferase (decarboxylating) subunit CbiE, giving the protein MSKKIYVIGAGVEGQEGFGRRALELIAQARVLIGGERQLALFPEHPGRKVAVTNNLAEIVDLLNGIKDQAVVLTSGDPLFFSIGRYLLRNLPGAELEFVPNVSSAQYAFAKIKEPWDDAVFISAHGRGLKKAVDRIVANDKAAVLTDEINTPRAIAAELVARGRDGYAAYLCEELGTPRERILATDVKGLLDIEAAPLNVLILIKEYDAEGEEYIPTLGIPDEEFAAVKKLITKEEVRVITLAKLQLRHDMTLWDIGAGSGSVSIEADHLLPNGRIFAVERNPQCLQFIRDNLRKFNARNVSLVEGEAPACLEALPDPERVFIGGSGGNLWDILKAVDDRLAADGRIVLNAITLDTLTGATEFFDNAGYDVEVTVVNISRTRPLTDYKMFEANNPVFIITAAKK; this is encoded by the coding sequence ATGAGCAAGAAAATTTACGTCATCGGCGCCGGGGTTGAAGGTCAGGAAGGCTTCGGGCGCCGCGCCCTGGAGCTGATCGCCCAGGCCCGGGTGCTGATCGGCGGCGAGCGCCAGCTGGCCCTGTTTCCCGAGCATCCCGGCCGCAAGGTGGCGGTGACCAACAACCTTGCCGAGATCGTGGACCTGCTCAACGGCATCAAGGATCAGGCGGTGGTGCTGACTTCGGGCGATCCGCTGTTTTTCAGCATCGGCCGCTACCTGCTGCGCAACCTGCCCGGCGCCGAGCTGGAATTCGTGCCCAACGTCAGCTCCGCCCAGTACGCCTTTGCCAAGATCAAGGAGCCCTGGGATGATGCCGTGTTTATTTCCGCCCACGGCCGCGGTCTGAAAAAGGCCGTGGACCGCATCGTCGCCAACGACAAGGCGGCGGTGCTCACCGACGAGATCAACACGCCCCGCGCCATTGCCGCGGAACTTGTGGCACGCGGCCGCGACGGCTACGCCGCCTATCTGTGCGAGGAGCTGGGTACCCCCCGCGAGCGTATCCTCGCCACCGACGTCAAAGGTCTGCTCGACATCGAAGCGGCGCCCCTCAACGTGCTGATTCTCATCAAGGAATATGACGCCGAAGGTGAAGAATACATCCCCACCCTGGGTATTCCCGACGAGGAATTCGCCGCCGTCAAGAAGCTCATCACCAAGGAGGAAGTGCGGGTCATCACCCTCGCCAAGCTGCAACTGCGTCACGACATGACGCTCTGGGACATCGGCGCGGGGTCGGGCTCGGTGAGCATCGAGGCCGATCACCTGCTGCCCAACGGCCGCATCTTCGCCGTCGAGCGCAATCCCCAGTGTCTGCAATTCATCCGCGACAATCTGCGCAAGTTCAACGCGCGCAACGTTTCCCTGGTGGAGGGCGAAGCGCCCGCGTGCCTGGAGGCCCTGCCCGACCCGGAGCGCGTGTTCATCGGCGGTTCCGGCGGCAACCTGTGGGACATCCTCAAGGCGGTGGATGATCGCCTGGCCGCCGACGGACGCATCGTGCTCAACGCCATCACCCTCGATACCCTGACCGGTGCCACGGAGTTTTTCGACAACGCCGGCTACGACGTCGAGGTGACGGTGGTCAATATCTCGCGCACTCGCCCGTTGACGGATTACAAGATGTTCGAGGCCAACAATCCGGTCTTCATCATCACGGCCGCCAAGAAATGA